From a single bacterium genomic region:
- a CDS encoding tetratricopeptide repeat protein has protein sequence MHVFLITDIEQSTEKWEKYHDIMGTVLARHDSILKEIVEKHGGRVVKHTGDGIFAAFENGTPLGCALDIQHRFGHENWGEIGELRIRIGLNAGTAEERGGDYFGPAINLTARIMEAAWGGQILVTEVIRQNCAMPLGAFLKDHGVHQLSGLEEPPHIFELQHPDLPIKEFPSIHSLTAHPNNLPLPTTVFLGRDDELAQIIKDLKQKECRIVNIVGPGGIGKTRLAIEAAASILSDFPQGVYFVPLTSLVTGSIQFLVFTIADALKFSFYSKEDPKIQLINYLREKTILLVLDNFEHLVGEAELIAEIVEGAPQIKCLVTSRSRLQLKGEYLFELGGMPFPDAEKVDDAEQYSAIKLFIQSARRIKPDYILLHGDRTAVARICQLVEGLPLGIELAASWVRALACSEIVRELEKSLGFLSSQLQDTPKRHRSLRAVFDYTWDLLSAKEKGVFKRLAIFQDGFRRAAAEKIAGASLNDLTALADKSLVRRNQAGRYEVLKTIKQFAAEKLETNPREKSETMAQFCKFYAQLLDVPATPEDQDRTASLQEMIAEEIENIRAAWRWSVENSMFEEIDKMLPKVYSYYEGRSWLQEGVNAFQSALVKLETKAHNDENGIVINRLRSHLGGLHQRLSQYALAKLLIENSITAFKQLNCPKDISFGLNELGIISYKQGQYEAALEHYAGSKAIREKLGEKHGLASTINNQAIVYLALGNLTKARALHEQALALRTQLNDRYGMASSMNNLANVIVNSGQYAEAKALYEKSLAIRQEIKDRTGIASCLNNLGLVYEKMGDDAKARGLFLESLKLKQDIGDLTSSVNTYSNLASLALKLEALDEASGYLLKGLEISMKLMAVPRIMEILKDVAILYLKKGDKEDAFLSTALILSHPASTREIRIKVQDMFNQLKNELSAARIEEKLNLVTGTELKGIINCILIDLKDRFGNGN, from the coding sequence ATGCATGTCTTTCTCATTACCGACATCGAACAGTCGACGGAAAAATGGGAAAAATACCATGATATCATGGGCACGGTTCTGGCGCGCCACGACTCGATCCTGAAAGAGATCGTTGAAAAACACGGCGGTCGCGTGGTGAAGCATACCGGAGACGGCATATTCGCGGCCTTCGAAAATGGAACTCCGCTGGGATGCGCGCTCGATATCCAGCACCGCTTCGGCCACGAGAACTGGGGTGAGATCGGCGAACTACGCATCCGGATCGGCCTGAACGCAGGGACGGCCGAGGAACGTGGCGGCGATTATTTCGGACCGGCGATTAACCTCACGGCGCGGATCATGGAAGCGGCGTGGGGCGGGCAGATTCTGGTCACGGAGGTGATTAGGCAGAACTGCGCGATGCCCCTGGGCGCTTTCTTGAAAGACCACGGCGTACACCAGCTTTCAGGCCTGGAAGAACCACCGCATATCTTCGAACTGCAGCATCCTGACCTGCCGATAAAGGAATTCCCGTCCATCCATTCGCTAACCGCGCACCCGAATAACCTGCCGCTGCCGACAACTGTCTTTCTGGGCCGCGATGATGAATTGGCTCAGATCATCAAAGATCTTAAACAAAAGGAATGCCGGATCGTGAACATCGTCGGTCCGGGGGGTATCGGCAAGACCCGCCTGGCGATAGAAGCCGCAGCCTCGATCCTCAGCGATTTCCCGCAAGGCGTTTATTTCGTGCCCTTGACGTCGCTGGTCACCGGTTCCATACAATTCCTCGTTTTCACTATTGCGGATGCCTTGAAATTTTCCTTTTATTCAAAAGAAGACCCCAAAATACAGCTTATCAATTACCTGCGCGAGAAAACCATCCTGCTCGTGCTGGATAATTTCGAACACTTGGTGGGTGAAGCCGAGCTGATCGCCGAAATCGTGGAAGGCGCCCCGCAAATAAAATGCCTTGTTACGTCGCGCTCACGCCTGCAGCTCAAAGGTGAATACCTTTTCGAGCTCGGCGGGATGCCTTTTCCCGACGCCGAAAAAGTGGACGACGCCGAACAGTACTCAGCGATCAAACTTTTTATTCAAAGCGCACGTCGAATAAAGCCGGATTACATCCTCCTTCACGGTGACCGCACGGCGGTGGCGCGGATCTGCCAACTGGTCGAAGGATTGCCACTGGGGATCGAGCTGGCGGCATCTTGGGTCAGGGCACTGGCATGCTCGGAGATCGTACGGGAATTGGAAAAATCGCTTGGCTTCCTCTCATCACAACTCCAGGACACACCCAAGCGGCACCGGAGCCTGCGCGCCGTGTTCGACTACACGTGGGACCTCTTGTCCGCGAAGGAAAAGGGTGTGTTCAAACGCCTAGCCATATTTCAAGACGGGTTCCGCAGGGCGGCGGCCGAAAAGATAGCTGGCGCCTCTCTTAATGACCTCACTGCGCTCGCGGATAAATCGCTGGTCCGACGCAACCAGGCAGGAAGGTACGAAGTATTAAAAACAATAAAGCAGTTCGCCGCGGAAAAATTGGAGACCAACCCTCGGGAAAAAAGCGAAACCATGGCTCAGTTCTGCAAATTCTACGCCCAGCTGCTGGACGTGCCGGCCACGCCGGAGGACCAGGACAGAACCGCCTCACTTCAGGAGATGATTGCCGAAGAGATAGAGAACATTCGCGCCGCCTGGCGGTGGTCAGTGGAAAACAGCATGTTCGAGGAGATCGATAAAATGCTGCCGAAGGTCTATTCTTATTACGAAGGCCGCAGCTGGCTTCAGGAAGGCGTCAATGCATTCCAGAGCGCATTGGTTAAACTGGAAACAAAGGCTCATAACGACGAGAACGGCATCGTGATCAATCGGCTCCGCAGCCATCTGGGCGGTCTGCACCAACGGCTTTCCCAGTATGCTTTAGCTAAATTGCTTATCGAGAACAGTATCACTGCATTCAAACAACTGAACTGCCCAAAAGATATTTCTTTCGGCCTCAATGAACTCGGCATTATATCGTACAAGCAGGGGCAATACGAGGCGGCGCTGGAACACTACGCGGGCAGTAAAGCGATAAGAGAAAAGCTTGGCGAAAAGCACGGCCTGGCATCGACCATCAACAACCAGGCGATCGTGTATCTGGCATTGGGCAATCTCACCAAAGCCCGCGCTCTGCATGAACAGGCGCTTGCTCTCCGCACCCAGCTGAACGACCGCTACGGCATGGCATCTTCCATGAACAACCTGGCGAACGTCATCGTGAATTCCGGTCAATATGCCGAAGCCAAAGCTTTATATGAAAAAAGCCTGGCGATCCGGCAGGAGATCAAGGACCGGACCGGCATCGCCTCGTGCCTGAACAACCTGGGCTTGGTCTATGAAAAAATGGGCGATGATGCAAAAGCCCGCGGTTTATTTCTCGAAAGTCTGAAGCTCAAACAGGATATCGGTGACCTGACGAGTTCCGTTAATACCTATAGCAATCTTGCTTCGCTGGCATTGAAATTAGAGGCACTTGATGAAGCCAGCGGATATTTACTTAAAGGCCTTGAGATCTCGATGAAACTGATGGCCGTTCCAAGGATCATGGAGATACTGAAGGACGTTGCG
- a CDS encoding DHH family phosphoesterase has product MNATNDPNAIDDLNDRNAPVDLLARKYAEDFSVPYELALIIAQRFPEYQKAKQFVFPDLAQLHDPATIPDIDPACAVIMEAVQRREMILIYCHDDADGYTAAALLYKTLGDLYRGSFQDRVYIYPLNREKDGYIINPDVLRTYRDQGVGLVITADFGISTSDNIRNTLALGMKLVICDHHETGAADFPVPVVDPKRPDSKYPFRELAGAGVSFKLCQYLYDKMLGLTAPEFYASKPEYLAIAMIGTIADRVNMTGENRVLCHAGLNAVNRINASWAECLRGDRFDFPAICTVILPMLASAATGDPITGITLFTNQTAAETGTIATKLRAGEDARHATIDRIFDDALAAAKFYPGIVISVLPATGVHYLGAVSARLRDHSRRVSCVISLRDNKGFGELRTTGLNLYQMLHELRSCFIDFGGHARAAGFSMHADMLDAFIEKSDRYTNAHSGEPVIPKLPVLTIDKPQVGLLMPLLPFGEDNPAPLLTDGIDMYTIDNRLKIIYQGPCQT; this is encoded by the coding sequence TTGAACGCCACTAACGATCCAAATGCTATTGACGATCTAAACGATCGTAACGCTCCCGTTGATCTTCTCGCTAGAAAATATGCGGAGGATTTTTCCGTTCCATATGAGCTCGCTTTGATAATTGCTCAGCGTTTTCCCGAGTATCAAAAGGCGAAACAATTCGTTTTCCCTGATCTGGCACAGTTGCATGATCCCGCAACCATACCGGACATTGATCCGGCGTGCGCAGTCATCATGGAGGCTGTGCAGCGGCGGGAAATGATCCTGATCTACTGCCATGACGACGCTGACGGATACACCGCGGCCGCGCTTCTCTATAAAACTCTGGGTGATCTGTACCGGGGTTCGTTCCAGGACCGCGTTTATATATATCCATTGAACCGGGAAAAAGACGGTTATATTATCAATCCCGACGTCTTACGAACATACCGTGACCAGGGTGTGGGTCTTGTGATAACTGCTGATTTTGGGATCAGCACCAGCGATAATATCAGGAATACGCTGGCACTGGGTATGAAGCTCGTGATCTGCGATCACCACGAGACCGGGGCGGCTGATTTTCCGGTGCCGGTCGTCGATCCTAAACGGCCGGATTCAAAATACCCCTTCCGGGAGCTCGCGGGCGCCGGCGTCAGCTTCAAACTATGCCAGTATCTTTATGATAAAATGCTCGGATTGACCGCGCCGGAATTCTATGCCTCAAAGCCAGAGTACCTGGCGATAGCCATGATCGGAACGATCGCGGATCGCGTCAACATGACGGGGGAGAACCGCGTGCTGTGTCACGCTGGTTTGAACGCCGTCAACCGGATAAACGCATCCTGGGCTGAATGCCTGCGCGGCGACCGGTTCGATTTTCCGGCGATCTGCACGGTGATCCTGCCGATGCTGGCATCAGCCGCCACGGGCGATCCGATAACCGGCATCACTCTGTTCACAAACCAAACAGCAGCCGAGACCGGCACGATCGCCACCAAACTACGCGCTGGTGAGGATGCGCGCCATGCCACGATCGACAGGATCTTTGACGATGCCCTCGCCGCGGCCAAGTTTTACCCCGGGATCGTGATATCGGTCCTGCCGGCGACCGGAGTGCATTACCTGGGAGCGGTAAGCGCGCGGCTGCGCGATCACTCCCGCCGCGTTTCCTGCGTCATATCATTAAGAGATAATAAAGGTTTTGGTGAATTGAGGACGACAGGTCTTAACCTGTATCAGATGTTACATGAACTCCGCAGCTGTTTTATTGACTTCGGTGGGCACGCGCGGGCTGCGGGTTTTAGTATGCACGCAGACATGCTTGACGCTTTTATCGAAAAGTCTGACCGCTATACGAACGCGCACTCGGGCGAACCGGTCATACCCAAGCTTCCCGTGCTGACGATCGACAAGCCGCAGGTTGGTTTATTGATGCCCTTGCTGCCGTTCGGCGAAGACAATCCCGCGCCGCTATTGACTGACGGCATTGATATGTATACAATAGACAATAGATTAAAAATAATATATCAAGGACCATGTCAAACTTAA
- a CDS encoding GTPase domain-containing protein has product MSNLNYNNKELNLKIVYYGTGLCGKTTNLRSIFAAFPQDRKGKMMSLATELDQTLFFDFLPVDMGSVKGWKLRFHLFTVPGQIYYNVSRKLVLKGVDGLVFVVDSQEERLDENIESYNNLMDNLKGYGLAIKDIPMVIQYNKRDLPDIMPIGDLQLHLNKGGFTYFESVAMRGLGVFDTLKSICHLTILKQLESIPNLTEK; this is encoded by the coding sequence ATGTCAAACTTAAATTACAATAACAAGGAACTGAACCTGAAGATCGTGTATTACGGCACGGGTCTATGCGGTAAAACCACGAACCTGCGTTCGATCTTCGCTGCGTTCCCCCAGGATCGTAAAGGCAAAATGATGAGTTTAGCGACCGAGCTTGATCAGACCCTGTTCTTCGACTTTTTGCCGGTGGATATGGGGTCGGTTAAGGGATGGAAACTGCGTTTTCACCTGTTCACGGTGCCGGGCCAGATATATTACAATGTTTCGCGCAAACTCGTGCTCAAGGGCGTTGACGGTCTTGTTTTTGTCGTGGACTCGCAGGAAGAGCGGCTCGATGAGAATATCGAGAGCTATAACAACCTTATGGACAACCTCAAAGGCTATGGGCTGGCCATCAAGGACATACCCATGGTGATCCAGTACAACAAGCGCGATCTGCCCGATATCATGCCGATCGGCGACCTCCAGCTTCATTTGAACAAGGGCGGCTTCACTTATTTTGAATCAGTGGCCATGAGGGGTCTGGGCGTGTTCGACACGCTCAAGTCCATCTGTCACTTGACTATTTTAAAACAGCTGGAATCAATACCCAACCTGACGGAAAAATAA
- a CDS encoding T9SS type A sorting domain-containing protein, whose protein sequence is MNSTKDMATWMLKICCLLILAFSISTQKSLFAQNKLDPIQNKYNIIHADILDQINNETELNSLRTGEFLLDTNIVYVPEPHNQETPSIAAGGSIYFIVWQDSRDGSCPYIYGARVTLDGTVLDPTGIPISTGTGGHGYSPAVAFDGTNFLIVWSQGDGDILAARVTPTGVVLDPTGIGISTAMNEQYLPSVAFDGTNYLVVWQDRRSDSFDIYGARVTPTGVVLDPVGIAISTAFYDQWSPSVAFDGTNYLVVWDNYGDSPLGDIYGARVNQSGTVLDTMGIPISYGAGDQDFPSATFDGSNYLVVWQDSRAGSSKDIYGTRVTPAGTVLDPTGIPISTEASGQYSPSVAFDGTNYLVVWFDFRNPCDIYGARVTTTGVVLDPSGILLSNAVNSQLYPSVAFDGTNYLVAWQDYRSDSTFDAYGTRVTPDGTVLDPAGIPISTIANYQWFPSVAFDGINYLVVWQDLRGGFYDGIYGTRVTSTGIVLDPTSITISTATSTQYSPSVAFDGTNYFVVWQDGRNDSSYYDIYGARVTPTGVVLDSTGIHISTEASVRGLPSVAFDGVNYLVVWLDGRNVYSCDIYGARVTPAGAVLDTAGFIISTAAYEPGSPSVAFDGTNYLVAWYDFRSSSYDIYGARVTTTGVVLDPAGIAISTALDEQCSPSVAFDGTNYLVVWHDFRRGSWDIYGARVSLAGAVLDSAGIPISTEASEECSPSVAFDGANYLVIWEDWRSGPGNIYSDIYGARVNQSGVVVDTFVVTAQPGDQLSPCIAAGSAGQLLTAYSCFTDSINNHPANTMRIWGKFYPFTTIAENNGFMTQAVIYGLESYPNPFFNHTTIKLHPHTYPPPSMERKKKGECNAQTTLKIYDAYGRLVKFFNNLTDQQLQVIWYGDDDSGHTLPAGIYFCRFEANSYRISEKIIKIR, encoded by the coding sequence GTGAATAGTACAAAAGACATGGCAACATGGATGCTAAAGATCTGTTGTTTATTAATCCTTGCCTTTTCAATCTCAACGCAAAAATCTCTTTTTGCTCAGAATAAACTAGATCCAATACAAAATAAATATAATATAATACACGCGGACATTTTAGATCAAATAAATAACGAGACAGAGCTCAATAGTTTGAGAACTGGGGAATTTCTCCTTGATACAAATATCGTTTATGTACCAGAGCCACATAACCAAGAGACTCCATCAATTGCCGCTGGTGGTTCGATTTATTTTATCGTGTGGCAAGACTCCCGTGATGGATCTTGTCCTTATATATACGGTGCCCGGGTCACGCTGGACGGTACAGTGCTGGATCCGACGGGTATACCTATTTCGACCGGAACTGGCGGGCATGGGTATTCACCCGCGGTTGCCTTTGACGGTACAAACTTCCTTATCGTCTGGTCCCAAGGTGATGGTGATATCCTTGCTGCCCGGGTCACACCTACTGGAGTTGTGCTTGATCCTACAGGTATCGGTATATCGACCGCTATGAATGAACAATATTTACCCTCAGTCGCCTTTGACGGCACCAACTACCTGGTTGTATGGCAGGATAGGCGCAGTGATTCTTTTGATATTTACGGCGCCCGGGTTACACCTACTGGAGTCGTGCTTGATCCAGTGGGCATTGCTATTTCGACTGCATTCTATGACCAATGGTCTCCGTCGGTCGCCTTTGATGGTACAAACTACCTTGTTGTGTGGGACAACTATGGTGACAGTCCTCTTGGCGACATTTATGGTGCTCGCGTAAACCAATCAGGCACGGTACTTGATACAATGGGCATCCCTATTTCGTATGGCGCAGGTGACCAAGATTTCCCCTCAGCCACCTTTGACGGTTCCAACTACCTGGTTGTGTGGCAAGACTCGCGGGCTGGCTCTTCTAAAGATATTTACGGTACCCGGGTCACACCAGCCGGTACTGTTCTTGACCCCACGGGCATACCCATTTCAACCGAAGCGAGTGGACAATATTCACCCTCGGTCGCCTTTGATGGCACCAACTATTTAGTCGTGTGGTTCGACTTTCGTAATCCTTGTGATATTTACGGTGCCCGGGTCACAACTACTGGAGTCGTGCTTGATCCTTCGGGCATCCTGCTCTCAAATGCGGTGAACAGTCAGTTGTATCCATCGGTCGCCTTTGACGGCACCAACTATCTGGTTGCATGGCAAGACTATCGAAGCGATTCTACTTTTGATGCTTACGGCACCCGGGTCACTCCAGACGGTACGGTGCTTGATCCGGCAGGTATCCCTATATCAACTATAGCGAACTACCAATGGTTTCCAAGCGTAGCCTTTGACGGTATTAACTATCTGGTCGTGTGGCAGGACTTGCGGGGTGGTTTTTATGATGGTATTTATGGCACCCGGGTCACATCGACTGGTATTGTGCTCGACCCAACCAGCATCACCATCTCTACTGCGACATCTACCCAATATTCACCCTCGGTCGCCTTTGACGGCACCAACTACTTTGTTGTATGGCAGGATGGGCGCAATGATTCTTCTTATTACGATATCTATGGCGCTCGAGTCACACCGACTGGTGTTGTGCTAGACTCGACGGGTATCCATATTTCAACCGAAGCGAGTGTACGTGGTTTACCCTCGGTCGCCTTTGATGGTGTCAACTACCTTGTTGTTTGGCTGGATGGACGCAATGTTTATTCTTGTGATATTTACGGTGCCCGGGTCACGCCAGCCGGGGCAGTACTTGATACAGCAGGTTTTATTATCTCGACTGCCGCATATGAACCTGGTTCACCCTCGGTCGCCTTTGACGGAACCAACTATTTAGTCGCGTGGTACGACTTTCGTAGTTCTTCTTATGACATTTACGGTGCCCGGGTCACAACTACTGGAGTCGTGCTTGATCCTGCAGGCATCGCTATCTCGACCGCGCTGGATGAACAATGTTCACCCTCAGTCGCCTTTGACGGCACCAACTATTTGGTCGTGTGGCATGACTTTCGTAGAGGTTCTTGGGATATTTACGGTGCCCGAGTCTCACTGGCCGGTGCTGTTCTTGACTCGGCGGGTATCCCTATTTCAACCGAAGCGAGTGAAGAATGTTCACCCTCGGTCGCCTTTGATGGTGCAAACTACCTGGTTATTTGGGAAGACTGGCGCAGTGGTCCTGGCAATATTTATAGCGATATATATGGTGCCCGGGTCAATCAATCTGGAGTGGTGGTTGATACATTTGTGGTCACCGCGCAGCCAGGAGATCAGCTCTCACCTTGCATTGCTGCAGGCTCAGCAGGACAGTTACTCACCGCTTACTCTTGCTTTACAGATTCTATTAACAACCATCCTGCCAACACCATGCGCATATGGGGTAAATTCTACCCGTTTACTACCATCGCAGAAAATAATGGATTCATGACTCAAGCTGTAATATATGGATTAGAGAGTTATCCAAATCCGTTCTTTAATCATACGACGATAAAACTCCATCCTCATACTTACCCTCCCCCATCTATGGAGAGGAAAAAGAAAGGTGAATGCAATGCACAAACGACGTTAAAAATCTACGACGCATACGGCCGATTAGTCAAATTTTTTAACAATTTAACCGATCAACAATTACAGGTGATTTGGTACGGTGACGATGATTCCGGACACACTCTGCCGGCTGGTATTTACTTCTGTCGATTTGAAGCTAATAGTTATAGGATATCGGAAAAAATTATTAAAATACGGTAG
- a CDS encoding CusA/CzcA family heavy metal efflux RND transporter — translation MIDHIISWCLRNRFIILVITGFIVLWALFAINRIPVDAIPDIGENQQIVIADWPGRNARLIEEQVTYPLAAQLQGIPGVKTIRASSAFGFGMIYVVFQDNIDFYWARSRILEKLQYTRGILPSGVTPVLGPDATGLGQVFWYTVEGDGYDLSQLRSIQDWYIRYQLQSVDGVAEVASVGGFVKQYQIDIDPYKLAAVGVKLMDVFNAVKNSNLDVGAKAYEQGGMEFTVHGVGFIKSLDDIKNIAVMAHGGTPIYVKDIATVTTGPEFRRGALDKNGKETVGGAVIVRYKENPLKVINEVKKRIREIEPGLPAGIKIVPFYDRTELIKRTTDTLRDTLIQEIVICILVVFLFLGHIRSAVIISVGLPVAVGISFIIMYYLRVDANIMSLGGIAIAVGTLVDAGIIMTENIHRHLVQGQNQVQKPRAEIILEAAHEVGPAIITGIMSTVISFVAVFALESQEGKLFKPLAYTKTFALMASIVIAVTLTVVLSYYLLRGKLKPAQASPVNRFMLHYYEKILRWVLGHRLIFLSIPVLIVAATVIITPTIGTEFMPPFDEGTILFMPVVSPAVSLTEAFRIMQIQDTIIKSFPEVENVVGKLGRAETATDPAPIEMFETLINLKPKKYWRPGMTKEKLIHDLDAALKFPGVSNIWTQPIINRIDMLSTGIRTPIGVKIFGSDLDTLQSLAQEIKDIIQTVRGAEDLYAEKITGKPYLEIAPRRAMIARYNLTMKDVMDIIEMAIGGENLTIIYEGRERYPLRVRFYRELRDTPEKIKRILIATPDGPYVPLGQIADISMTEGPAMINSENGILRAYVLVNVRHRDLVGFVREASRTVAEKMSGQIPTGYSIQWSGQYENQVRARNRIFLLVPLSILIIYLLNYLNFKSHRKSLTIFLAVPITFCGGLLLLALYGFNFSVAVWVGFIAVFGISDDDGILITTYLDQVFKRRKPKTKEEVIEATVEAGKTRFRPAFMTMITTILALLPIFIFGGTGKEVMLPMAIPSFGGMTLALITIFIVPAIYSWFEERKIGKYH, via the coding sequence ATGATAGATCATATCATATCCTGGTGTCTGCGCAACCGGTTTATCATACTTGTAATAACCGGGTTCATCGTATTATGGGCACTTTTCGCGATCAACCGGATCCCGGTCGACGCCATCCCCGATATCGGAGAAAACCAGCAAATAGTCATCGCTGATTGGCCGGGCAGGAATGCCCGTTTGATCGAAGAGCAGGTGACTTATCCCCTGGCTGCCCAGCTGCAGGGCATACCCGGGGTTAAAACAATAAGGGCGTCCTCGGCCTTCGGGTTCGGCATGATCTACGTCGTGTTCCAGGACAACATCGATTTCTACTGGGCGCGCAGCCGCATTCTGGAAAAGCTGCAATACACCCGGGGAATATTGCCTTCCGGCGTGACACCGGTGCTTGGCCCTGACGCTACCGGACTCGGTCAGGTTTTCTGGTACACGGTGGAAGGCGACGGCTATGATCTTTCCCAGCTGCGCTCGATCCAGGACTGGTATATCCGCTACCAGCTGCAATCGGTTGACGGTGTTGCCGAAGTGGCGTCGGTCGGCGGTTTTGTCAAGCAGTACCAGATCGACATCGATCCCTACAAGCTCGCGGCGGTCGGGGTCAAACTCATGGATGTGTTCAACGCCGTGAAGAATTCCAATCTTGATGTCGGCGCGAAAGCGTACGAACAGGGAGGCATGGAATTCACGGTCCACGGCGTCGGATTCATCAAATCCCTTGATGATATAAAAAATATCGCGGTCATGGCGCATGGAGGTACACCGATCTATGTCAAAGACATCGCGACCGTGACCACGGGTCCGGAATTCAGACGGGGCGCGCTTGATAAAAACGGAAAAGAAACAGTGGGCGGCGCGGTGATAGTCCGTTACAAGGAAAATCCCCTCAAGGTCATCAACGAGGTAAAGAAGCGTATCCGCGAGATCGAACCGGGACTGCCCGCCGGTATCAAGATCGTGCCTTTTTACGATCGCACCGAACTTATCAAGCGTACCACCGACACGCTGCGCGACACGCTTATCCAGGAAATAGTGATCTGTATCCTGGTCGTGTTCCTTTTCCTGGGGCATATCCGTTCTGCCGTTATCATATCGGTCGGTCTGCCTGTCGCCGTGGGCATATCCTTCATTATTATGTATTATCTGCGGGTCGACGCCAACATTATGTCCTTAGGCGGCATCGCCATCGCGGTCGGCACCCTGGTCGACGCGGGGATCATCATGACCGAAAATATCCACCGGCACCTTGTGCAGGGCCAGAACCAGGTTCAAAAACCGCGCGCCGAGATCATCCTGGAAGCCGCCCATGAGGTGGGACCCGCGATCATCACCGGCATAATGAGCACGGTTATTTCTTTCGTGGCGGTATTCGCCCTGGAAAGCCAGGAAGGAAAACTGTTCAAACCGCTGGCTTACACCAAGACATTCGCGCTCATGGCGTCGATAGTCATCGCGGTCACCCTCACCGTCGTGTTGAGCTATTATCTCTTGCGGGGCAAGCTGAAGCCGGCCCAGGCCAGTCCGGTCAACCGTTTCATGCTGCATTACTATGAAAAGATTCTGCGCTGGGTCCTCGGACACCGCCTGATCTTTCTTTCCATCCCCGTTTTGATCGTGGCCGCCACCGTGATCATTACTCCCACGATCGGCACCGAATTCATGCCGCCTTTTGACGAAGGAACCATCCTGTTTATGCCCGTGGTCTCTCCAGCCGTGTCGCTCACCGAAGCGTTCAGGATAATGCAGATCCAGGACACGATCATCAAGTCTTTCCCTGAAGTCGAAAACGTGGTCGGCAAACTGGGTCGGGCAGAAACCGCCACTGACCCTGCGCCGATCGAGATGTTTGAAACGCTCATCAATCTCAAACCAAAGAAATATTGGCGTCCGGGCATGACCAAGGAAAAGCTGATCCATGACCTCGATGCCGCTCTGAAATTCCCCGGGGTCAGCAATATCTGGACCCAGCCGATAATCAATCGCATAGATATGCTAAGTACCGGCATCCGCACGCCTATTGGCGTGAAGATCTTCGGGTCTGACCTTGATACGCTGCAGAGCCTCGCGCAGGAGATCAAAGACATCATCCAGACGGTCAGGGGCGCGGAAGATCTGTATGCCGAAAAGATTACCGGCAAACCGTACCTGGAGATCGCGCCCCGGCGCGCGATGATCGCGCGATATAACCTGACCATGAAAGATGTCATGGATATCATTGAAATGGCGATCGGCGGCGAAAATCTGACCATCATTTACGAAGGCCGTGAGCGCTACCCCTTGCGCGTCAGGTTTTACCGCGAACTCAGGGACACGCCGGAAAAGATCAAAAGGATCTTGATCGCGACCCCGGATGGTCCCTATGTACCGCTGGGACAGATCGCGGATATCAGCATGACCGAGGGACCGGCAATGATAAATTCGGAAAATGGTATTTTGCGCGCTTATGTTCTCGTCAATGTGCGCCACCGCGACCTGGTCGGTTTTGTACGTGAAGCCAGCCGGACCGTCGCGGAAAAAATGAGCGGGCAGATCCCGACCGGTTACTCGATCCAGTGGTCGGGCCAGTATGAAAACCAGGTCAGAGCGCGTAACCGTATCTTCTTGCTCGTGCCCTTGAGCATCCTGATAATTTACCTGCTCAACTATTTGAATTTCAAATCACACCGCAAGTCGCTTACGATATTCCTTGCCGTACCCATAACGTTCTGCGGAGGTCTGCTCCTGCTTGCGCTTTACGGCTTCAACTTTTCCGTGGCGGTCTGGGTCGGGTTCATCGCGGTTTTCGGCATCTCTGACGACGACGGGATCCTGATCACGACATATTTGGACCAGGTATTCAAGCGGCGCAAACCGAAGACCAAAGAGGAGGTGATCGAAGCGACCGTGGAAGCGGGTAAAACCAGATTCAGACCGGCGTTCATGACCATGATCACGACGATCCTGGCGCTCTTGCCGATCTTTATTTTCGGCGGGACCGGCAAGGAAGTGATGCTGCCTATGGCCATACCGTCGTTCGGCGGCATGACCCTGGCATTGATCACGATCTTTATCGTGCCCGCGATATATTCGTGGTTTGAGGAAAGAAAGATTGGAAAATATCATTAG